GGTACACTCCGGAGGGGCTCACAGCACTACAAAAACGTGACAAACAGCGAGCACACGAACAACTTACGAACGAGCCCTTCAACTACGGCTTCACTTTAAGACCCTACCAACAGGAGGCGATACAATGTATTGAGGCAGCCATTGCACGTGGGCAGCGAGAGATGCTGCTAGCCATGGCAACAGGCACGGGTAAAACGAAGACCTGTATTGCACTAATTTATCGGCTGCTAAAAGCACAACGGTTTCGGCGTGTGTTGTTCCTGGTGGATCGGTCTGCACTGGGGGAACAGGCAACGAACGCCTTTAAAGATACCCGGATGGAGAACCTTCGAACCTTTGCAGACATTTTTGGGATCAAAGAGCTTGAGGAACAGGACCCCGACAGTAACACCTCAGTTCATATCGCCACGGTCCAAGGAATGGTCAAGCGAATTCTGTATGGCCCGGAGGGAGCAGCACCTCCGGCCGTGGACCAATACGATTGTATTGTCGTTGACGAATGCCATCGCGGATACCTCCTTGATCGTGAGCTGTCCGAAACCGAACTCACCTTCAGGAGCTATGGTGACTATATCTCCAAGTATCGCCGAGTGTTAGACTATTTTGATGCCGTCAAGGTAGGGCTAACGGCTACCCCTGCTTTACACACCACTGAAATATTCGGGATCCCGATTTACTCATACAGCTATCGTGAGGCGGTCATTGATGGTTTTTTGAGGGATCATGAGCCGCCCATTCAGATAAAAACAGAGCTTTCCACCAAGGGCATCCTTTGGCGAGCGGGCGACAGGGTCAAGGTTTACAACGTCCAGCGGAGTGAAGTGAATCTATTCACCACACCAGATGAAATACAAATTGAAGTAGAGGAGTTTAATCGCAAGGTCATTACGGAACCCTTCAATAAGGTGGTCTGCCAATTTCTTGCACGAGAGCTGGATCCTAGTTCACGCCAAAAAACACTAGTCTTCTGTGCCAATGACGCGCATGCCGATCTGGTGGTTGAATTACTCAAAGGAGCTTTCAAGGAATACTACGGAAACATCGAAGATGATGCGGTCATCAAAATCACCGGAGCGGCTGACAAACCCCTGCAATTAATCCGCCGATACAAGAACGAACAAAATCCCAACGTGGCAGTCACGGTTGATCTACTGACGACTGGCGTGGACGTTCCTGAAATCTGTAACCTTGTGTTCCTCAGGCGGGTCAACAGCCGAATTCTATTCGACCAGATGCTCGGGCGAGCGACACGCCTCTGTGACGAGATTGGAAAAGAATCATTCAGAATCTTCGATGCTGTCAGGATTTACGAAGCGCTCCAGACATTGACGGCAATGCAACCCGTTGTGGCTGACCCGAAGATTTCCTTCTCGCAGTTGGCACGCGAGTTGATGGAATTAAAAGAGGTGGATGCCCGCATGCTGGTTCGAGATCAATTCATCGCCAAACTCCAACGCAAGAGACGCCACTTCTCAGAAAAGATCAAAAAGGATTTTGAAAATAGTGCTGGCATGTCACCAGAGGCATTTATCAAACAAATGCAAAAGATGTCCGTGGCTGAGATAGCAGGGTGGTTTACCAAAAATCCTGATCTCGGTGAAATCCTCGACAGAAAAGGTGAGGGAAGAATTAAACCCATACTCATTTCCGAGCATCCGGACAAGCTAACCGGCGTTGAACGGGGGTATGGTGCGGCAAAAAAGCCCGAAGATTACTTGAAGGAGTTTTCTGAATTCATCCGAACCCAAAGCAATACTATACCCGCATTAGTAACCGTTCTAACTCGCCCACGAGAGCTGACTCGCAAACAGTTGCGGGAACTGGCCTTAGAATTGGATAAGGCGGGTTTCACTGAGTCGAACCTTGCAATCGCCTGGCGAGAGATGACAAACCAAGAGATTGCCGCCCGTATTATCGGCTATATCCGCCAGGCTGCGTTGGGAGATGCCCTGATACCCTATGAACAACGTGTAGACCGTGCGCTCCAAACCATTCTAACCTCACAGTATTGGACCACTCCGCAACGAGAATGGTTAAAGAAGATCGCAGCACAAACAAAAGCTAATGTTATTGTAGATCGCGATGCGCTGGATGATCCCGATCTTGTGTTTAAAAGGGAAGGCGGGGGATTTTCCCGAATCAACCGAATTTTTGAGGGTCAACTACAACAAATCCTGGAAACATTCAACGACACAATTTGGAAACCCGCTGCCTAGCAGGGAAGATTACAACAAAATATGAGTAACATCACACATGATATCGTCGCGAAACTGTGGAACCTTTGCAACATCCTCAAGGATGATGGGGTTACTTACCACCAATACGTCACTGAATTAACCTATCTGTTGTTCCTCAAGATGGCTAAGGAGACAGGCACTGAGGAACAGATTCCCAAGGGGCACCGTTGGGATGACCTTGAGGCCAAGACTGCCCCTGATCGTCTTGAAGAATATAAAAAGACCCTCATCCACCTTGGTACCCACGGCTCAAAGTTGGTGAAGGCGATCTTCACTAATGCTAGCTCATTTATAAAGAAACCAGCCACACTCTCGATCCTTGTGACTGAGATCGATAAACTCGACTGGTATAGTGCGCGCAAAGAAGGTTTAGGCGATCTGTATGAAGGCTTATTGGAGAAAAACGCCAATGAGAAAAAGTCAGGCGCAGGTCAGTACTTTACGCCACGCCCGCTGATTGACAGTATGGTCGCGGTGATGAAACCAACCCTCGACGACATTATCCAGGACCCAGCGGCCGGGACCGGTGGCTTTTTAATCGCTGCCAACCACTATCTGCGCGAGCACACCGATCCTGATGGTTGGACCGAGACTCAGCAGCGAAAATATCGCCGCGAAACCTTCTACGGAATGGAGCATGTGGAGGAGGCACATCGCCTCGCCCTGATGAATTTGATGCTTCATGGTCTAGAGGCCGCACCGAATGGAGCAGGAATACGATATGGCGATACACTGTCTCCTGAAGGGGCGGCCCTGCCAAAGGCCACGCTGATACTCACAAATCCACCATTTGGCACCAAGAAGGGTGGCGGTTTGCCCTCCCGCACCGACTTCACCTTCCCGACAAGTAACAAACAATTATGTTTTCTCCAGCACGTCTACCGCAGTCTGGAACCTGGAGGACGAGCTGCGATTGTATTGCCTGACAATGTGCTCTTCGAAGGCAATGTCGGCAAACAAATTCGGGGTGATTTGATGGACAAATGCAACCTGCACACCATCCTCCGTCTACCCACGGGTATCTTTTACGCACACGGGGTCAAAACCAATGTGCTCTTCTTCACACGTGGAGAGAGGGAAAAGGGCAACACCAAAAACGTCTGGGTTTACGATCTGCGCGCCAACATGCCGCAATTCGGCAAGCGTTCGGTCCTCACCCGTAAGCATTTTGGTGCCTTTGAAGCGGCCTTCGGCAAAGATCCACTCGGTAAACCCGCGAGCCTAAAGAAGCGCAAGGACACCGGCGAGGAAGGACGCTTCCGCTGCTTCACTCGCGACTGGATTACAGAGCGCGGTGAAAGTCTCGATATCGCATGGCTCAGGGATGAGAGCGATGGCGAAACTGGGGAGGCGGAGGAACCGGTCGTGCTGGCACAGGAAGCCATGGACGAGCTTGAAGGGGCGATGGAAGAATTAAAGGGAATTCTAGATGAGTTGGGTGAGGAGATCGAGGCGTGAGCGAATTGCCTCACAATTGGATGACGGCACCGATCGGTGCCGTAACCGTTAACTGTGCCCAGAGAATTCCGTCTGATGAAGAACAGATCCAATACATAGACATCGCATCTATTGCCCGGGACAAGAAGTTGATCTCCCGCCCACAGTGTATTTTAGGAAAAGACGCTCCTAGTCGCGCAAGGAAGCACGTTTTTGCGGGGGA
Above is a window of Candidatus Nitrospira neomarina DNA encoding:
- the hsdR gene encoding type I restriction-modification system endonuclease, translated to MNPPPMFISNFAQLKEHDEQLLRLGLLAERYFPEDPNTSILKLRQLTELLAQHVATKIGEYVSTEEGQYKLIGRLQDQGILPREIYQLFSEVRRAGNAASHSMVGDHRTALTALKISWQLGIWFHRTFKDPAFKPGPFIPPRPPKDETEDLRAELERLSQGLAEYQTAHKETTQRLESTEGMLKEAADERSFWEQMATETESAKADLEQQLAAQQAQSATQTKVTVAALVAASNQAAAVIHLDEPETRKLIDQQLQQAGWEADSATLRYGVGIRPAKGKNLAIAEWPTNSGPADYVLFAGLIPMATVEAKRKNIDVSGSLQQAKRYSRSFVVAEELQSPGGPWGEFQVPFAFSSNGRPYLRQLAQRSGIWFCDLRHPENLGHVLDGWYTPEGLTALQKRDKQRAHEQLTNEPFNYGFTLRPYQQEAIQCIEAAIARGQREMLLAMATGTGKTKTCIALIYRLLKAQRFRRVLFLVDRSALGEQATNAFKDTRMENLRTFADIFGIKELEEQDPDSNTSVHIATVQGMVKRILYGPEGAAPPAVDQYDCIVVDECHRGYLLDRELSETELTFRSYGDYISKYRRVLDYFDAVKVGLTATPALHTTEIFGIPIYSYSYREAVIDGFLRDHEPPIQIKTELSTKGILWRAGDRVKVYNVQRSEVNLFTTPDEIQIEVEEFNRKVITEPFNKVVCQFLARELDPSSRQKTLVFCANDAHADLVVELLKGAFKEYYGNIEDDAVIKITGAADKPLQLIRRYKNEQNPNVAVTVDLLTTGVDVPEICNLVFLRRVNSRILFDQMLGRATRLCDEIGKESFRIFDAVRIYEALQTLTAMQPVVADPKISFSQLARELMELKEVDARMLVRDQFIAKLQRKRRHFSEKIKKDFENSAGMSPEAFIKQMQKMSVAEIAGWFTKNPDLGEILDRKGEGRIKPILISEHPDKLTGVERGYGAAKKPEDYLKEFSEFIRTQSNTIPALVTVLTRPRELTRKQLRELALELDKAGFTESNLAIAWREMTNQEIAARIIGYIRQAALGDALIPYEQRVDRALQTILTSQYWTTPQREWLKKIAAQTKANVIVDRDALDDPDLVFKREGGGFSRINRIFEGQLQQILETFNDTIWKPAA
- a CDS encoding class I SAM-dependent DNA methyltransferase, yielding MSNITHDIVAKLWNLCNILKDDGVTYHQYVTELTYLLFLKMAKETGTEEQIPKGHRWDDLEAKTAPDRLEEYKKTLIHLGTHGSKLVKAIFTNASSFIKKPATLSILVTEIDKLDWYSARKEGLGDLYEGLLEKNANEKKSGAGQYFTPRPLIDSMVAVMKPTLDDIIQDPAAGTGGFLIAANHYLREHTDPDGWTETQQRKYRRETFYGMEHVEEAHRLALMNLMLHGLEAAPNGAGIRYGDTLSPEGAALPKATLILTNPPFGTKKGGGLPSRTDFTFPTSNKQLCFLQHVYRSLEPGGRAAIVLPDNVLFEGNVGKQIRGDLMDKCNLHTILRLPTGIFYAHGVKTNVLFFTRGEREKGNTKNVWVYDLRANMPQFGKRSVLTRKHFGAFEAAFGKDPLGKPASLKKRKDTGEEGRFRCFTRDWITERGESLDIAWLRDESDGETGEAEEPVVLAQEAMDELEGAMEELKGILDELGEEIEA